The following coding sequences are from one Arachis hypogaea cultivar Tifrunner chromosome 7, arahy.Tifrunner.gnm2.J5K5, whole genome shotgun sequence window:
- the LOC112703074 gene encoding F-box/FBD/LRR-repeat protein At1g13570 isoform X1 has product MVSGGMQIQTRLGRKRKLKQEDSFNLVEEGSRHNEIRGEKDLNQMDQSVQSIDRISQLPEHVIHHIFAQLRNVDDAVRTSVLSKRWRALWYSYAVLVFDERKFIAGIRHGNSYNKKKRFKDYVSNSLQTRIEENPDIQKLVLHMTSFNLKAAPQVAHWLSIASGMCIKELDLHFGIKNSRRYSLPETFFLSKTLTGIRLSGCKLDACDNIMLPYLRRLCLQKIDLAEHNVQNFISGCRSIEDLRFIECAGLKNLQVSNLLRLNRVDVHHCKQLNTVDLSAPNLDTFWYRGKKSTSCKVNLEGCKSLRRLSLDHPQVTREFCKNEISKFPLLENLDLSLPDKMKYVTISNPQLRRIVLKGSNKLSFVLIDTPNLLSFEYKGETMPYVRIDPFCLRDAKLSLESRDQDIVHGDRFWFLARAFIRKFDSKGFKLVLQSSKNIAIHEDLTNISLPPLPDLSIKIFKSPSARLEDIVYGSLRTHPVLVTIISPRGSDFLKLVYTMIRFRGEDPICCSYSTPSNKCWRHFLKDVKIKNLNGEEFEVGDDKCAPHSSTWCNWCKSLYASRSCQMINLRLFWSFRLQHVETAETLQNL; this is encoded by the exons ATGGTTTCCGGAGGAATGCAAATTCAGACGCGCTTGGGGAGGAAAAGGAAGCTAAAGCAAGAGGATAGTTTTAACTTAGTTGAAGAGGGTTCTAGACATAATGAAATTCGAGGTGAAAAAGATTTGAACCAAATGGACCAGAGCGTTCAATCCATAGATCGTATCTCGCAACTGCCCGAACATGTCATCCATCACATCTTTGCCCAGCTTCGTAATGTAGATGATGCAGTTCGAACCAGTGTACTGTCCAAGAGATGGAGAGCACTGTGGTATTCTTATGCTGTTTTGGTTTTTGATGAAAGAAAGTTCATTGCAGGAATTCGACATGGAAATAGTTATAACAAGAAAAAGAGATTTAAAGATTATGTATCTAACAGTCTACAAACCCGCATTGAGGAAAATCCGGACATTCAGAAATTGGTGCTGCATATGACATCCTTTAACTTAAAAGCTGCTCCACAGGTAGCCCATTGGTTAAGTATTGCCAGCGGAATGTGTATCAAAGAACTGGATCTCCATTTTGGCATAAAAAACAGCAGGCGCTATTCATTGCCAGAAACATTCTTTTTGTCCAAAACATTGACTGGGATAAGGTTGAGTGGCTGTAAACTGGATGCTTGCGATAACATAATGCTTCCATATCTTCGTAGGCTTTGTCTGCAAAAAATTGACTTAGCTGAGCACAACGTTCAAAATTTTATCTCTGGCTGTCGCTCAATTGAGGATTTAAGATTCATAGAGTGTGCAGGTTTGAAAAATCTACAGGTTTCAAATCTTCTTCGACTCAATAGGGTTGACGTCCACCACTGCAAGCAACTGAATACGGTTGATCTCAGTGCTCCTAATCTAGACACATTTTGGTATCGTGGCAAGAAATCAACATCTTGTAAAGTTAATTTAGAGGGCTGTAAGTCTCTGAGAAGGTTGTCATTAGATCACCCTCAAGTGACACGTGAGTTTTGTAAAAATGAAATCTCCAAGTTTCCTTTGCTTGAAAATTTGGATTTGAGTTTACCCGATAAGATGAAATATGTTACAATTTCTAACCCGCAGCTCCGGAGAATTGTTTTGAAAGGAAGCAACAAGTTGAGTTTTGTTCTAATAGACACCCCTAATCTTCTGTCCTTTGAGTACAAAGGTGAAACAATGCCTTACGTTCGTATTGATCCTTTCTGCCTCAGAGATGCCAAACTTTCTCTAGAATCTCGAGACCAAGATATTGTACATGGTGACAGATTCTGGTTTTTAGCAAGAGCGTTTATTCGTAAGTTCGATAGTAAAGGATTTAAATTGGTTCTCCAATCCAGTAAG AATATTGCTATACATGAGGATTTGACCAACATCAGCCTTCCTCCATTGCCAGACCTCagcattaaaattttcaaatctccTTCAGCACGTCTTGAAGACATAGTATATGGTTCGTTGCGGACACATCCTGTCTTGGTAACTATTATATCACCCCGTGGCAGTGACTTCCTCAAG TTAGTGTATACAATGATAAGGTTCAGAGGCGAGGATCCAATCTGTTGCAGCTATAGCACTCCGAGCAATAAATGCTGGCGGCACTTCTTGAAAGATGTCAAGATTAAAAACCTGAATGGTGAGGAGTTTGAAGTTGGGGACGACAAATGTGCTCCTCATAGCTCAACCTGGTGTAACTGGTGTAAGTCATTGTATGCATCAAGGTCGTGCCAGATGATTAATCTTAGATTGTTCTGGAGTTTTCGATTACAGCATGTGGAGACAGCGGAAACCCTACAAAATTTGTAA
- the LOC112703074 gene encoding jacalin-related lectin 19 isoform X3 yields MEGTGKKKKSITVGSWGGNGGKSWDDGNFTGVREITLVYDRCIDSIRVVYDKNGKPFTAEKHGGVGGKRTAEIKLQYPDEYLISVSGHYCPVVRGGTPVIRSLTFKSNRRTFGPYGVEEGTPFTFSVDGGQVVGFKGRSDWYLDSLTFTLASAPSSKSLMNKVQRGLYRLTSTAPRSTSLKENQ; encoded by the exons ATG GAAGGAACAggtaagaagaagaaaagcatAACAGTGGGATCATGGGGAGGAAATGGAGGGAAAAGCTGGGATGATGGGAACTTCACAGGAGTGAGAGAAATCACATTAGTTTATGATCGCTGTATAGACTCGATCCGTGTGGTTTATGATAAGAATGGAAAGCCTTTCACTGCTGAAAAACATGGAGGAGTTGGAGGCAAAAGAACAGCTGAG ATTAAGCTGCAATATCCAGATGAGTACTTGATCAGTGTTAGTGGTCACTACTGTCCGGTTGTGCGTGGTGGCACCCCAGTTATTCGGTCCTTGACGTTCAAGAGCAACCGCAGAACGTTTGGACCATACGGAGTTGAAGAAGGCACCCCATTCACCTTCTCAGTAGATGGAGGGCAAGTTGTGGGGTTCAAGGGGCGAAGCGATTGGTATTTGGATTCGCTTACATTCACGTTGGCAAGTGCACCGTCGTCAAAGTCACTGATGAACAAGGTTCAGAGAGGCTTGTACAGGCTTACAAGCACTGCTCCAAGATCTACGTCTCTGAAGGAGAACCAGTAA
- the LOC112703074 gene encoding jacalin-related lectin 19 isoform X2, whose translation MVRSLKLGTTNVLLIAQPGVTGEGTGKKKKSITVGSWGGNGGKSWDDGNFTGVREITLVYDRCIDSIRVVYDKNGKPFTAEKHGGVGGKRTAEIKLQYPDEYLISVSGHYCPVVRGGTPVIRSLTFKSNRRTFGPYGVEEGTPFTFSVDGGQVVGFKGRSDWYLDSLTFTLASAPSSKSLMNKVQRGLYRLTSTAPRSTSLKENQ comes from the exons ATGGTGAGGAGTTTGAAGTTGGGGACGACAAATGTGCTCCTCATAGCTCAACCTGGTGTAACTGGT GAAGGAACAggtaagaagaagaaaagcatAACAGTGGGATCATGGGGAGGAAATGGAGGGAAAAGCTGGGATGATGGGAACTTCACAGGAGTGAGAGAAATCACATTAGTTTATGATCGCTGTATAGACTCGATCCGTGTGGTTTATGATAAGAATGGAAAGCCTTTCACTGCTGAAAAACATGGAGGAGTTGGAGGCAAAAGAACAGCTGAG ATTAAGCTGCAATATCCAGATGAGTACTTGATCAGTGTTAGTGGTCACTACTGTCCGGTTGTGCGTGGTGGCACCCCAGTTATTCGGTCCTTGACGTTCAAGAGCAACCGCAGAACGTTTGGACCATACGGAGTTGAAGAAGGCACCCCATTCACCTTCTCAGTAGATGGAGGGCAAGTTGTGGGGTTCAAGGGGCGAAGCGATTGGTATTTGGATTCGCTTACATTCACGTTGGCAAGTGCACCGTCGTCAAAGTCACTGATGAACAAGGTTCAGAGAGGCTTGTACAGGCTTACAAGCACTGCTCCAAGATCTACGTCTCTGAAGGAGAACCAGTAA